Proteins co-encoded in one bacterium genomic window:
- a CDS encoding glutamate-5-semialdehyde dehydrogenase — protein sequence MSSAVVGVETQARAARAAAQTLHYAPDEARRAVLGAIAAAVRSDAAAILDANGRDLASLGDRPAAFRDRLTLTTARVGQLARALEEIAAMPDPLGAAVEVRVRPNGMEVRRVRVPIGVVAMIYESRPNVTVDAAGLCLRSGNAVILRGGAESRHSDEALGAAIAAGLRAAGLPEAAVTLLARRDYDAIRELVRLDGLVDLVIPRGGPALIRLVTEHARVPVLKHDRGVTHVFVDRDADLEMAVRLILNAKTNRPSTCNALEKALVDAPAAPRIIPPLVSALRAAGVEVRGDAETRRLAPEAAPATDDDWDAEYLDLVLAVRVVDGLDAAVDHIRRHGTALADAIVTNDRARAERFVREVDSAAVLVNASTRLVDGGEFGLGAEVGISTNRLHARGPMGLADLTTTKWIIWGSGQIRT from the coding sequence GTGAGCTCCGCGGTTGTCGGCGTCGAAACGCAGGCCCGCGCCGCGCGCGCGGCGGCGCAGACGCTGCATTACGCCCCCGACGAGGCACGCCGCGCGGTCCTCGGCGCGATCGCCGCGGCGGTCCGCTCGGACGCCGCGGCGATCCTGGACGCCAACGGCCGGGACCTCGCGTCGCTCGGCGACCGCCCGGCGGCGTTTCGCGACCGCCTCACCCTCACCACGGCGCGCGTCGGGCAGCTCGCCCGTGCGCTCGAGGAAATCGCCGCGATGCCCGATCCGCTGGGCGCCGCGGTCGAGGTCCGCGTCCGTCCGAACGGCATGGAGGTCCGCCGGGTGCGCGTGCCGATCGGCGTGGTGGCGATGATCTACGAGTCCCGCCCCAACGTGACGGTGGACGCGGCGGGCCTCTGCCTGCGGTCCGGGAACGCGGTGATCCTGCGCGGCGGCGCGGAGTCGCGGCACTCCGACGAGGCGCTCGGCGCGGCGATTGCGGCGGGTCTTCGCGCGGCGGGCCTCCCGGAGGCCGCGGTCACGCTGCTCGCGCGGCGGGACTACGACGCGATCCGGGAGCTGGTGCGCCTCGATGGTCTCGTCGACCTGGTCATCCCGCGGGGCGGGCCCGCGTTGATCCGGCTCGTCACCGAGCACGCCCGCGTGCCGGTCCTGAAGCACGACCGGGGCGTGACCCACGTCTTCGTCGACCGGGACGCCGATCTCGAGATGGCGGTGCGGCTGATCCTCAACGCCAAGACGAACCGCCCGAGCACGTGCAACGCGCTCGAAAAGGCGCTCGTCGACGCGCCGGCGGCGCCGCGGATCATTCCGCCGCTGGTCTCCGCGCTGCGGGCGGCGGGCGTCGAGGTGCGCGGCGATGCGGAGACGCGCCGGCTGGCGCCGGAGGCGGCGCCGGCGACGGACGATGACTGGGACGCCGAGTATCTCGACCTCGTGCTCGCGGTCCGCGTGGTCGACGGCCTCGACGCGGCCGTCGACCACATCCGGCGGCACGGCACCGCGCTCGCCGACGCGATCGTCACGAACGACCGCGCGCGCGCGGAGCGGTTCGTCCGCGAGGTCGACAGCGCCGCGGTGCTGGTCAACGCGTCCACGCGGCTCGTCGACGGCGGGGAGTTCGGTCTCGGCGCCGAGGTCGGGATCAGCACCAACCGTCTCCACGCGCGCGGGCCGATGGGCCTCGCGGACCTGACGACGACGAAGTGGATCATCTGGGGCTCCGGACAGATTCGGACGTAG
- a CDS encoding ABC transporter permease subunit, translating into MRPEISRRLRFSLRALGVYSAGLVLFEYLLAVVYGTLGGPNLGAMVQLLPPGIQALLGNEVGRLLTPQGFLAFIFVHPFVLVLMSAFPIAFASGALAGEVERRTIALVLTRPISRRQVVTSIALVMVAGIVAMCAALWMGLVLVTRLRGLGPVDVTALGWAAASGTVAFWVIGGVTLLSSAAASEAGRAGAVGTAFALVSYVADYVANLAPAWRWLKRYSVFAYWDPQGVVARGGLIWSDVAVLVGVAALTTVLAVVVFERRDVVV; encoded by the coding sequence ATGCGTCCTGAAATCTCCCGGCGGCTCCGCTTCAGTCTTCGCGCACTGGGAGTCTACTCCGCGGGCCTCGTCCTCTTTGAATACCTGCTCGCGGTCGTCTACGGGACATTAGGAGGGCCGAACCTGGGGGCAATGGTGCAATTGCTCCCGCCGGGCATCCAGGCGCTCCTCGGCAACGAAGTTGGCCGGCTGCTGACGCCGCAGGGATTTCTCGCGTTCATATTCGTCCATCCCTTCGTGTTGGTACTGATGAGCGCATTTCCGATCGCGTTTGCATCCGGCGCCCTGGCCGGCGAGGTCGAACGCCGCACGATCGCGCTCGTCCTCACGCGCCCTATCAGCCGTCGCCAGGTGGTGACCAGTATCGCGTTGGTGATGGTGGCCGGCATCGTCGCAATGTGCGCCGCGCTGTGGATGGGGCTCGTTCTCGTCACCCGGCTTCGCGGTCTTGGCCCTGTCGATGTGACGGCGCTCGGCTGGGCCGCCGCCTCGGGAACGGTGGCGTTCTGGGTAATCGGCGGCGTGACACTGCTGAGTTCCGCGGCGGCCAGCGAGGCGGGCCGGGCGGGCGCGGTCGGCACGGCGTTTGCCCTGGTGTCGTATGTCGCGGACTACGTCGCCAACCTCGCTCCGGCGTGGAGATGGCTCAAGCGGTACTCCGTGTTTGCATACTGGGACCCGCAGGGTGTCGTGGCCCGTGGTGGGCTGATTTGGTCCGACGTGGCCGTCCTGGTAGGCGTTGCGGCGCTCACCACCGTCCTTGCGGTGGTCGTCTTCGAGCGGCGCGACGTCGTCGTCTGA
- a CDS encoding ABC transporter ATP-binding protein — MNDPDAVINALGLTKRYGRRRAIEDVTFSVQEGEIFGFLGPNGAGKTTTIRALLGLVRLQHGRATMFGEPAGRADRSRLGFVPGELSLFESMTGGQVLDYLGALTRRPALRRTQLLERFALSRQDLGRPIRHYSRGMKQKLGIVQALQHDPVLLVMDEPAEGLDPLMQQAFYQLLDELRARGRTVFISSHLLWEVERICDRVAIIREGRLVATERIDSLRQRSPRRVEVQFSRAADATAFRPAAGVAVDRVDGARLTMRVPVERTASMLDALAPWDVADLVWERPSLEDIFLGYYRGHPDAS, encoded by the coding sequence GTGAACGATCCTGATGCCGTTATCAACGCCCTCGGCCTGACCAAACGTTATGGACGGAGACGCGCCATCGAAGATGTGACTTTTTCCGTGCAGGAGGGCGAGATCTTTGGATTCTTGGGGCCGAACGGAGCCGGGAAGACAACCACAATCCGCGCCCTGCTCGGACTGGTGCGCCTCCAGCATGGTCGGGCCACGATGTTCGGAGAACCGGCCGGCCGGGCGGATCGCAGCCGTCTGGGGTTTGTTCCAGGAGAGCTGAGCCTGTTTGAAAGTATGACGGGGGGCCAGGTCCTAGACTACCTGGGGGCGCTGACACGTCGACCGGCGCTGCGACGCACGCAACTGCTGGAACGGTTTGCGCTCAGTCGGCAAGATCTGGGCCGTCCGATTCGGCATTATTCGCGCGGCATGAAGCAGAAGCTCGGGATAGTACAGGCGCTCCAACACGATCCCGTCCTCCTCGTGATGGATGAGCCCGCCGAAGGTTTGGATCCTCTCATGCAGCAGGCGTTCTATCAGTTGCTCGACGAGTTGCGCGCGCGGGGCAGGACGGTGTTTATCTCCTCGCATCTCCTCTGGGAAGTCGAGCGGATCTGCGACCGCGTGGCCATCATCCGCGAGGGGCGGCTTGTCGCGACCGAACGCATCGACTCGCTGCGGCAGCGCAGCCCCCGTCGAGTCGAAGTCCAGTTCTCGCGGGCCGCCGACGCGACCGCCTTCCGGCCTGCCGCCGGGGTCGCCGTGGACCGCGTGGACGGCGCGCGGCTCACGATGCGGGTGCCGGTGGAAAGAACGGCCTCGATGCTGGACGCCCTCGCGCCGTGGGACGTCGCGGACTTGGTGTGGGAGCGGCCCTCCCTGGAGGACATCTTTCTCGGCTATTATCGCGGGCATCCGGATGCGTCCTGA
- a CDS encoding LysE family transporter, translated as MTAPLFWTAFVLGIVFCAPPGVVLAEALRRGMRRGFAGALLTEFGSLVGDATWAALALSGVAYLTVYRPAAAVLGALGVALLFSVAWRALRDARAGAVPHAAEPRATASRGDFAAGAALSLSNPQNITFWLGVGGGAVAALGANRQDVLPVFFGGFMLACVAWCFLMAAVIAWGRRFLSRTLYRGINLVCGIAMAYFGVRLLLVLTSNGGPARIH; from the coding sequence GTGACGGCGCCGCTCTTCTGGACCGCGTTCGTGCTCGGGATCGTGTTCTGCGCGCCTCCCGGCGTCGTGCTCGCGGAGGCCCTGCGACGCGGCATGCGTCGGGGATTTGCGGGCGCGCTGCTGACCGAATTCGGGTCGCTCGTCGGCGACGCGACCTGGGCGGCGCTCGCGCTGTCCGGCGTCGCCTACCTCACGGTCTACCGGCCGGCCGCCGCCGTGCTCGGCGCGCTCGGCGTCGCGCTTCTCTTCTCGGTCGCCTGGAGGGCGCTTCGGGATGCCCGCGCCGGCGCGGTCCCGCACGCCGCGGAGCCCCGGGCCACGGCGTCCCGCGGCGACTTCGCGGCCGGCGCCGCCCTGTCGCTTTCCAATCCGCAGAACATCACGTTCTGGCTCGGCGTCGGGGGCGGGGCGGTGGCCGCGCTCGGCGCGAACCGTCAAGACGTACTCCCCGTGTTTTTCGGCGGATTCATGCTGGCGTGCGTGGCGTGGTGCTTTCTGATGGCCGCGGTGATCGCATGGGGCCGCCGATTTCTGTCCCGTACGCTTTATCGGGGTATCAACCTTGTGTGCGGCATCGCCATGGCGTACTTCGGCGTCAGGTTGCTGCTGGTGCTGACGTCGAACGGCGGCCCGGCGCGAATACACTAG
- a CDS encoding HAD-IA family hydrolase, translating into MSVRGYGGSRVRAVIFDLDGLIVDTETPEYLAWQAVHAQHGWPFPIESWRLNIGRADSPFDPLGRFREPDSPMAPEAARAVWQDHHDRLQREFLKPLPGVAALLEGVRAHRLRTAVASSSRIARVRERLREIGLTAQFDAVAGGDEVRRAKPAPDVYRLAAQRIGVAERACVALEDSESGVQAAKAAGMWCVAVPSALTRGMDFSAADLVVGSLLYVTVETLTSLPGRAGDAGRSAPS; encoded by the coding sequence GTGAGCGTACGCGGATACGGAGGATCCCGGGTCCGGGCCGTCATCTTCGACCTCGACGGACTCATCGTAGATACGGAGACGCCGGAATATCTGGCGTGGCAGGCTGTGCACGCCCAGCACGGCTGGCCGTTTCCGATCGAGTCGTGGCGCCTCAACATCGGACGCGCCGACAGTCCGTTCGATCCACTCGGGCGCTTCCGCGAGCCGGACAGCCCGATGGCGCCGGAGGCGGCGCGGGCGGTGTGGCAGGATCACCACGACCGCCTGCAGCGGGAATTCCTGAAACCGCTGCCGGGGGTGGCGGCCTTGCTGGAAGGCGTGCGCGCGCACCGGCTCCGGACCGCGGTGGCTTCGTCTTCGCGGATTGCGCGGGTGCGGGAGCGCCTCCGGGAGATCGGCCTGACGGCTCAATTCGACGCGGTCGCCGGCGGCGACGAAGTGCGGCGGGCAAAGCCCGCGCCGGACGTCTATCGCTTGGCGGCGCAGCGGATCGGGGTGGCGGAACGAGCCTGCGTCGCGCTCGAAGACAGCGAGTCGGGGGTGCAGGCCGCGAAGGCCGCCGGGATGTGGTGCGTCGCGGTGCCGTCGGCGCTGACGCGCGGGATGGATTTCTCGGCGGCCGACCTCGTAGTGGGGAGCCTGCTTTACGTCACGGTGGAGACCCTCACCTCGCTGCCCGGGCGGGCCGGCGACGCGGGGCGCAGCGCCCCGTCGTGA
- a CDS encoding tocopherol cyclase family protein, which yields MTPAARLVARRALLDRPWRSTLLLLGYGVGVAIMIALLSVGDALLLEAKDRNLVAGGDVVVLPEGIDPAVIKVNGVTGMFLTVPNAGFLVRDVLEGPRFRRDVAAAAPQISSRLLYVRAHGRVVTASASAGIPSLDRAARAARAVTDGSDSAADEAWLHPAPAALAHVLDRFHVVPAAPARSRSRAAARSPWVEWDYFNVFDPATHAYAYLTLITGAQPAGAVLARVKVPGAPVRDVVIPSVLLPGDISTETAEQHLGPARLTAGPRGYRLTVDDSRLRVDLTIRPDAGFVLPATEVRLGPAVSGYVVPVARGRADGTIRTGGRTLAFAGAPAYHDHNWGTWAGVTWEWGQASSDVGALVYASVHLPNPDVPDGGRTRATLFVWRRARPGAAPAQDSGGLVAALPVTGVTYSGWRPGPVVDGHRVAAPSEVTVHAENGPDTVTVRIVVQDALGSRPLGTPAGAEAAGRVPVFLQLRGDAALLGTIGGTEISWHGPAASETFVRP from the coding sequence ATGACGCCGGCGGCCCGGTTGGTCGCGCGGCGGGCGCTGCTCGACCGGCCCTGGCGCTCGACGCTGCTGCTGCTCGGCTACGGCGTCGGCGTGGCGATCATGATCGCGCTGCTCTCGGTCGGCGACGCGCTGCTGCTCGAGGCGAAGGACCGGAACCTCGTGGCCGGCGGCGACGTGGTGGTGCTGCCGGAGGGTATCGATCCCGCGGTCATCAAGGTGAACGGCGTAACCGGTATGTTCCTCACCGTGCCGAACGCCGGGTTTCTCGTGCGCGACGTCCTCGAGGGCCCGCGCTTCCGCCGCGACGTCGCCGCGGCCGCGCCGCAGATCTCCTCGAGGCTGCTCTACGTGCGAGCGCACGGCCGCGTGGTGACGGCGAGCGCCTCGGCCGGCATCCCGTCGCTGGACCGCGCCGCCCGCGCCGCCCGCGCCGTGACGGACGGGAGCGACAGCGCGGCGGACGAGGCGTGGCTGCATCCAGCGCCGGCAGCGCTGGCCCACGTCCTCGACCGCTTCCACGTAGTGCCGGCCGCGCCCGCGCGATCTCGTTCCCGCGCCGCCGCGCGGTCTCCGTGGGTGGAGTGGGACTACTTCAACGTCTTCGATCCTGCAACGCACGCGTACGCGTACCTCACGCTTATCACCGGAGCCCAGCCGGCCGGCGCGGTGCTGGCCCGCGTCAAAGTGCCCGGCGCGCCCGTTCGGGACGTGGTTATCCCAAGCGTGCTCCTGCCGGGCGATATCTCGACGGAGACGGCCGAGCAGCACCTCGGCCCCGCGCGGCTCACCGCCGGCCCGCGCGGCTACCGCCTCACCGTCGACGATTCGCGGCTGCGGGTCGATCTCACGATTCGGCCGGACGCCGGTTTCGTACTGCCGGCGACCGAGGTGCGGCTCGGACCAGCGGTGAGTGGCTACGTGGTCCCGGTGGCGCGCGGACGGGCGGACGGCACGATTCGAACCGGCGGCCGGACGCTTGCGTTTGCGGGCGCGCCGGCCTACCACGACCACAATTGGGGCACGTGGGCGGGCGTCACGTGGGAGTGGGGGCAGGCGTCGAGCGACGTCGGCGCGCTTGTCTATGCGAGCGTGCACCTGCCGAACCCAGACGTGCCGGACGGGGGACGAACCCGGGCCACGCTCTTTGTGTGGCGGCGGGCCCGGCCGGGGGCCGCGCCCGCGCAGGACTCCGGAGGTCTCGTCGCCGCGCTGCCGGTGACCGGCGTGACGTACAGCGGATGGCGGCCCGGGCCGGTGGTCGACGGCCACCGCGTGGCGGCGCCGTCCGAGGTCACGGTCCACGCCGAGAACGGACCCGACACGGTCACGGTCCGAATCGTCGTGCAGGACGCGCTCGGCAGCCGGCCCCTCGGGACGCCGGCCGGCGCCGAGGCGGCCGGCCGGGTCCCGGTCTTTCTGCAGCTGCGCGGGGACGCCGCCCTCCTGGGCACGATCGGCGGCACGGAGATCTCGTGGCACGGGCCGGCCGCCTCGGAGACGTTCGTGCGGCCGTGA
- a CDS encoding ABC transporter ATP-binding protein has protein sequence MSARADAAAAFGTPDAAAVTADAVVKEYRTAGGTVRALRGVSLSVERGRMVSIVGPSGCGKSTLLHLLGGVDVPTEGAVTLLGQDTRALPDARLAKLRLAHVGFVFQRFFLLPMLTAEENVTLPMLEAGVPASARRARAAALLERVGLAGRAGHRPGQLSGGEMQRVAIARALANRPALLLADEPTGELDDATGREIIRLLRDATRDGCAVVVVTHNAELASLADRQLRMRNGTVV, from the coding sequence GTGAGCGCCCGTGCCGACGCGGCCGCGGCGTTCGGCACGCCGGACGCCGCGGCCGTCACAGCGGATGCGGTGGTCAAGGAGTACCGTACGGCGGGCGGCACGGTGCGCGCGCTGCGCGGCGTGAGTTTGAGCGTCGAACGGGGACGAATGGTGTCGATCGTCGGCCCGAGCGGCTGCGGCAAGTCGACCCTGCTGCACCTGCTGGGCGGCGTGGACGTGCCGACGGAGGGCGCCGTCACCCTGCTCGGGCAGGACACCCGCGCGCTCCCCGACGCGCGGCTCGCAAAACTGCGCCTCGCACACGTCGGCTTCGTCTTCCAGCGGTTTTTTCTGCTGCCGATGCTCACGGCCGAGGAGAACGTGACACTGCCGATGCTGGAGGCGGGAGTCCCCGCGTCCGCGCGTCGGGCGCGGGCGGCGGCGCTCCTCGAGCGGGTGGGGCTCGCCGGCCGGGCGGGGCACCGGCCCGGACAGCTGAGCGGCGGCGAGATGCAGCGGGTGGCCATCGCGCGCGCCCTCGCCAATCGCCCCGCGCTGCTTCTCGCCGACGAGCCGACCGGCGAGCTCGACGACGCCACGGGCCGCGAGATCATCCGGCTGCTGCGCGACGCGACGCGCGACGGGTGCGCCGTCGTGGTCGTGACCCACAACGCCGAACTCGCATCGCTTGCCGACCGGCAGCTCCGCATGCGGAACGGAACCGTCGTATGA
- a CDS encoding ABC transporter permease — protein sequence MASLVFLAGRMLGRNRVRSALVLLGLAVTGALLLDMTMLAHGLETSLGTVLGRIGFAIRVLPKGALPFAGEEEVGGADRLAGAIARQAGVAEAVPVAATNVYAQHDGRRFPTFVLAVPGGGTGAYALLEGRDLPPADRLAPDRAPGGAPAAIINPTMARRDGVRIGDTVVLSAVPSRGLAPLAASRAFRVSGIADFYVDLASQRSISIPTADLRALQGRPAGAASMILVRLNDPARAPALVRWIEAQDPRVDALSNADFLARLATRLTYFNQFSLILGSLSVAVSFLLITAIVTLSVGERLGEIATLRAIGFTRARIASLVLLEGAALGVASLPGTFLLGLVIARYLDGILRQAPGLPVDLHFFVLTPAAATRTIALLAATGAAAGVYPAAVASKTAVAATLHAEVQS from the coding sequence GTGGCATCCCTCGTCTTTCTCGCCGGCCGGATGCTCGGGCGCAATCGCGTGCGCAGCGCGCTCGTCCTCCTCGGCCTCGCGGTGACCGGCGCGCTCCTCCTCGACATGACCATGCTCGCGCACGGCCTCGAGACGAGCCTGGGCACCGTGCTCGGCCGGATCGGCTTCGCGATCCGCGTGCTGCCGAAGGGCGCGCTGCCGTTTGCGGGGGAAGAAGAGGTCGGCGGCGCGGACCGCCTCGCCGGAGCGATCGCGCGGCAGGCCGGGGTGGCCGAGGCGGTGCCCGTCGCCGCCACCAACGTGTACGCGCAGCACGATGGGAGACGGTTCCCGACGTTCGTCCTCGCGGTGCCGGGCGGCGGCACGGGCGCCTACGCGCTCCTCGAAGGCCGCGACCTGCCGCCGGCGGACCGGCTCGCGCCGGACCGCGCGCCGGGCGGAGCGCCGGCCGCGATCATCAACCCGACCATGGCCCGGCGCGACGGGGTGCGGATCGGCGACACGGTGGTGCTCTCGGCGGTGCCGTCGCGGGGGCTCGCGCCGCTCGCGGCGTCGCGCGCGTTCCGGGTTTCCGGCATCGCCGACTTCTACGTCGACCTCGCCTCGCAGCGGTCGATCTCCATTCCCACGGCCGATCTGCGCGCGCTCCAGGGCCGGCCGGCCGGGGCGGCGTCCATGATTCTCGTGCGCCTCAACGACCCGGCGCGCGCCCCGGCGCTGGTGCGGTGGATCGAGGCGCAGGACCCGCGGGTCGACGCGCTCAGCAACGCGGACTTCCTCGCGCGCCTCGCGACGCGGCTCACGTATTTCAATCAGTTCTCGCTGATCCTCGGCTCGCTCAGCGTCGCCGTCTCGTTCCTCCTGATCACGGCGATCGTGACGCTGTCCGTCGGCGAGCGACTCGGCGAGATCGCGACGCTTCGCGCGATCGGCTTTACCCGCGCGCGCATCGCGTCGCTCGTCCTGCTGGAGGGCGCGGCGCTCGGCGTGGCGAGCCTGCCGGGCACGTTTCTCCTCGGACTTGTCATCGCGCGCTACCTCGACGGGATCCTCAGGCAGGCGCCGGGGCTCCCGGTCGACCTCCACTTCTTCGTGCTGACCCCCGCGGCGGCGACGCGCACGATCGCGCTGCTCGCGGCCACCGGCGCCGCGGCGGGCGTGTACCCGGCGGCGGTCGCCTCGAAAACCGCGGTCGCCGCCACGCTGCACGCCGAGGTGCAATCGTGA
- a CDS encoding FtsX-like permease family protein yields MTSLPASPAAAGPPAAGGGAAAVDIALSDRTARALGVAAGDVIEIAPTAAGPWRRVRIAHLYRPLLYPTEVADRDADVRLHLPDLQALTGSGDAVDSIVIRLRDSSRAPGVASELTAMGLGVHAYTSVELARRSSSSFEVIARFHRAIGAVAVLAGSVFLVTIMTLRGEEMRREVGMMRLMGLGSRTVASAVLLVAAAVAVAGSLAGAGLAYAISFAINAYYRRLFDTDILFSRVTWRLVADAAALSVVLGLAAGALTAWRLLRRRPLDQIGR; encoded by the coding sequence ATGACATCGTTGCCGGCGAGTCCGGCGGCAGCCGGTCCGCCGGCGGCCGGCGGCGGTGCGGCGGCCGTCGACATCGCCCTGAGCGACCGGACGGCGCGCGCCCTCGGCGTGGCGGCCGGTGACGTGATCGAGATCGCGCCGACCGCGGCCGGTCCGTGGCGGCGCGTCCGGATCGCGCACCTCTACCGGCCGTTGCTGTACCCCACCGAAGTCGCCGATCGCGACGCGGACGTCCGGTTGCACCTTCCCGACCTGCAGGCCCTCACCGGTTCGGGCGACGCGGTCGACAGCATCGTCATACGGCTCCGCGACTCGTCCCGGGCGCCCGGCGTGGCGTCGGAGCTGACGGCGATGGGCCTCGGCGTCCACGCGTACACGTCCGTCGAGCTCGCCCGCCGCAGTTCGAGTTCGTTCGAAGTGATCGCGCGCTTCCACCGCGCGATCGGCGCGGTCGCGGTCCTCGCGGGCAGCGTCTTCCTCGTGACGATCATGACGCTGCGCGGCGAGGAGATGCGGCGCGAAGTCGGTATGATGCGCCTCATGGGTCTGGGCTCGCGCACCGTGGCGTCCGCGGTCCTGCTCGTCGCGGCCGCGGTGGCGGTCGCCGGCAGCCTCGCCGGCGCGGGACTGGCATATGCGATCTCGTTCGCGATCAACGCGTACTATCGGCGGCTGTTCGACACCGACATTCTCTTTTCGCGCGTGACGTGGCGGCTGGTCGCGGACGCCGCGGCTCTTTCGGTCGTACTCGGCCTGGCCGCCGGGGCGCTCACGGCCTGGCGGCTGCTGCGCCGGCGCCCGCTCGACCAGATCGGACGCTAG
- a CDS encoding HIT domain-containing protein, giving the protein MKHLWAPWRLHYIKGPPMPDCIFCTFPREGRDRERGILIQGRLAFVILNLYPYNSGHLMVVPHRHVADPADLTNDEQLEMQQFVVASMRALREVYRPEGFNIGMNVGHAAGAGIADHLHTHVVPRWVGDTNFMPVLGETKVLPEELTVTYDRLAAVLRAGSAAGPQS; this is encoded by the coding sequence TTGAAGCATCTCTGGGCCCCCTGGCGGCTGCACTACATTAAAGGACCGCCGATGCCGGACTGCATCTTCTGCACGTTTCCCCGCGAGGGACGCGACCGTGAGCGCGGTATCCTGATCCAGGGCCGGCTCGCCTTCGTCATCCTGAACCTGTACCCGTACAACTCGGGCCACCTCATGGTGGTACCGCACCGCCACGTCGCCGACCCGGCCGACCTCACGAACGACGAGCAGCTCGAGATGCAGCAGTTCGTGGTCGCCTCCATGCGCGCGCTGCGCGAGGTCTACCGGCCGGAGGGGTTCAACATCGGCATGAACGTCGGCCACGCGGCCGGCGCCGGCATCGCCGACCACCTGCACACTCACGTCGTCCCGCGCTGGGTGGGCGACACGAACTTCATGCCGGTCCTCGGCGAGACCAAAGTGCTGCCCGAGGAGCTGACCGTGACCTACGACCGGCTCGCGGCGGTGCTCCGCGCGGGCTCCGCGGCCGGCCCGCAGTCCTGA
- the rnc gene encoding ribonuclease III → MVEVIEPLAPDRDAQLAELERRLDVHFRDRTLLHTALVHGSVGAEARSRHGDNYERLEFLGDAVLNLVVADHLYRLFPTRLEGDLARLRASVVSEGPLAQIARAMDLGRYMLLGRGEEKGGGRSRASLLADALEAVVGAVYVDAGYGVAHHCVTRWFAEDLSRLEEPGGSDYKSLLQELVQQRERRLPRYRITGQEGPEHNRAFVAVVEVSGRVIGEGRGKSKKEAEQAAAQQALEHLRRSRAG, encoded by the coding sequence ATGGTCGAGGTGATCGAGCCGCTCGCTCCGGACCGCGACGCGCAGCTCGCGGAGCTGGAACGGCGGCTCGACGTGCACTTCCGCGACCGGACGCTGCTGCACACCGCGCTCGTGCACGGCTCGGTCGGCGCGGAAGCTCGCAGCCGGCACGGCGACAACTACGAGCGGCTGGAATTTCTCGGCGACGCGGTCCTCAACCTCGTGGTCGCCGATCACCTCTACCGGCTCTTTCCCACGCGGCTCGAAGGCGACCTCGCGCGCTTGCGCGCGTCGGTCGTCAGCGAAGGCCCGCTCGCCCAGATCGCCCGCGCGATGGACCTCGGCCGCTACATGCTGCTGGGACGGGGGGAGGAGAAGGGCGGGGGACGGTCGCGCGCGTCGCTGCTCGCCGATGCGCTCGAAGCGGTCGTCGGCGCGGTGTATGTCGACGCGGGCTACGGCGTCGCGCACCACTGCGTGACGCGGTGGTTTGCGGAGGACCTGTCCCGGCTCGAGGAGCCGGGCGGCAGCGACTACAAGAGCCTGCTTCAAGAACTCGTGCAGCAGCGCGAGCGCCGCCTGCCGCGATACCGCATCACCGGCCAGGAAGGCCCGGAGCACAACCGGGCGTTCGTGGCGGTGGTGGAGGTGAGCGGCCGGGTGATCGGCGAGGGACGGGGCAAGAGCAAGAAAGAAGCCGAGCAGGCCGCGGCGCAGCAGGCCCTCGAGCACCTCCGGCGGAGCCGGGCGGGTTGA